One window of Thermacetogenium phaeum DSM 12270 genomic DNA carries:
- a CDS encoding ATP-binding protein, protein MKIAVTGKGGVGKTTLAAGLAKHFARCGYQVYAVDADPDISLGTTLGVPEEQLAAQPPLIEMKELIKERTGAGGAFYILNPQVDDVLDKYSIDLSNIKLLRMGGYKQAGTACYCPENSFLNAVVNSLLLGNHDVVILDFGAGIEHLTRGTARGVDLMLIVTEPTRVSVETARVIQKLAREIGVPKIRIVGNKVRNSREKEFLMSSFDKDELLGVMQYNDELWEKSMLDEPREMEEILINSVSNIFNLIRGGDVEAGTAAKS, encoded by the coding sequence GTGAAGATAGCCGTTACAGGCAAGGGAGGAGTCGGAAAAACCACCCTTGCCGCCGGACTGGCGAAGCACTTTGCCCGCTGTGGTTATCAGGTATACGCAGTTGACGCCGATCCCGATATCAGCCTGGGAACCACTCTGGGAGTACCTGAAGAGCAACTTGCCGCTCAGCCACCGCTGATAGAAATGAAAGAATTGATAAAGGAGCGGACGGGAGCGGGAGGAGCATTCTATATCCTCAATCCTCAAGTTGATGACGTTCTTGACAAATATTCCATCGACCTCAGCAATATCAAACTGCTCCGCATGGGCGGTTACAAACAGGCAGGGACTGCCTGTTACTGCCCTGAGAACTCCTTCCTTAATGCTGTTGTGAATTCTCTCCTTCTCGGCAATCATGATGTGGTTATCCTCGATTTCGGCGCAGGTATTGAACACCTAACCCGCGGCACTGCTCGGGGAGTAGACCTGATGCTGATTGTCACCGAGCCGACAAGGGTCAGCGTGGAGACAGCGCGGGTGATCCAAAAGCTGGCAAGAGAAATAGGCGTTCCCAAAATACGAATAGTAGGCAACAAGGTCCGCAACAGCCGGGAGAAAGAATTTTTAATGTCTTCTTTTGATAAAGATGAATTATTGGGTGTGATGCAATACAATGATGAGCTCTGGGAGAAGTCGATGCTCGACGAGCCCAGAGAGATGGAGGAAATACTTATTAATTCAGTCAGTAATATCTTTAACCTGATTAGAGGGGGTGATGTTGAAGCGGGTACAGCTGCAAAGAGTTGA
- a CDS encoding ABC1 kinase family protein, producing MIRSRGLLYHYRHWHRYQEILSVLIRNGFSFVVERLDLPGLPLHRRLKKAVAPGKDELANLPQRVARVLGELGPTFIKLGQLLSTRADLLPAEYLQELSKLQDHVPPLSSEEVEKLIVEEFGRPINEIFAGFEPQALASASIGQVHRATLPDGQAVVVKIRRPGVARMIRVDLEILEDIAKIVEHRTRVGRIYNIAGMVAEFRNTLLEELDFTLEGRNAEILKKNMQEDPHVYIPKVFWDYTTERVLVLEYVKGRKITNRKELLDAGFDPRFIAQTLVDSIIKQIYIDGFFHSDPHPGNLAILPGNKIVFLDFGQVGHLDEELREKAADLVLALARHDIDGVLRGILRIGMANKQPDLSGLRRDISRLERKYYGMPLSEIQVGVSIQELMEVAWRHQIQAPSDFVMAVKALVTLEGTIRELAPDISLVEIAEPFARRVILHRYDPRRLLHIIRQNLAQTASGFAHLPALAEEVIEKMRSGRFVISVENRELPFAVNQLRRGIHQLALSMILSSLLIAGAILVSSNPSSFFVRFHLSEIIFGAALLTSLLLMITILLRN from the coding sequence ATGATTAGAAGCAGGGGACTGTTGTATCACTACCGACACTGGCACCGCTACCAGGAAATATTAAGCGTCCTGATCAGAAATGGATTTAGCTTTGTTGTTGAAAGGCTTGATCTCCCCGGTTTGCCGCTGCATCGCCGTTTAAAAAAAGCCGTTGCCCCCGGGAAAGATGAACTTGCCAACCTGCCGCAGCGGGTAGCAAGGGTGTTAGGCGAATTGGGGCCGACATTTATCAAGCTCGGCCAGTTGCTCAGTACAAGAGCCGATCTCCTGCCTGCGGAGTACCTACAAGAACTGTCCAAGCTCCAGGATCATGTACCGCCTCTCTCCTCGGAAGAGGTGGAGAAACTTATTGTGGAGGAATTCGGGCGCCCGATTAACGAAATATTCGCCGGGTTTGAACCCCAAGCACTGGCGTCGGCATCTATCGGCCAGGTCCACCGGGCAACACTGCCGGACGGACAGGCCGTTGTCGTTAAAATTCGTCGTCCCGGGGTTGCCCGGATGATCCGTGTTGATTTGGAGATTCTTGAAGATATTGCTAAAATTGTGGAGCACCGTACCCGAGTGGGAAGAATTTATAATATCGCCGGAATGGTGGCGGAATTTCGAAACACCCTTTTGGAGGAGTTGGACTTTACCCTGGAAGGGCGCAATGCCGAAATCTTAAAAAAGAATATGCAAGAGGACCCGCATGTCTATATACCCAAAGTTTTCTGGGATTACACAACAGAGCGGGTGCTGGTGCTTGAGTATGTAAAGGGGCGCAAGATAACCAACCGGAAGGAACTGCTTGATGCAGGTTTTGATCCTCGATTCATCGCCCAAACCCTGGTCGATTCCATCATTAAGCAAATATATATTGACGGCTTCTTTCACAGCGATCCTCATCCCGGAAACCTCGCCATACTTCCGGGGAATAAAATAGTTTTTCTCGATTTCGGGCAGGTTGGTCACCTCGATGAGGAGCTGCGCGAAAAAGCCGCCGACTTAGTGCTGGCCCTCGCCCGCCATGATATCGACGGGGTTCTAAGAGGAATCTTAAGGATCGGGATGGCCAACAAGCAACCGGATCTGTCAGGATTGCGACGTGATATAAGCAGGCTGGAACGAAAGTATTACGGTATGCCTTTAAGTGAGATCCAGGTCGGTGTATCTATTCAAGAACTTATGGAAGTCGCCTGGCGACATCAGATTCAGGCGCCGTCCGACTTCGTGATGGCGGTTAAGGCGCTGGTTACTCTGGAGGGTACGATAAGGGAACTGGCGCCCGACATCAGCCTGGTAGAAATAGCCGAACCATTCGCCAGACGCGTCATTTTGCACCGTTATGATCCCCGTCGGCTTCTCCATATAATCAGGCAAAATCTTGCTCAAACCGCTAGCGGTTTTGCTCATCTTCCTGCTTTGGCAGAAGAGGTTATCGAAAAGATGAGGAGCGGTCGATTTGTCATTTCTGTAGAAAACCGGGAGTTGCCCTTTGCGGTTAATCAACTGAGAAGGGGGATACACCAGCTGGCGCTGAGCATGATTCTTTCGAGCCTCCTCATTGCTGGCGCCATTCTGGTAAGCAGTAACCCTTCATCTTTTTTTGTTCGCTTCCACCTCTCCGAGATCATCTTCGGGGCGGCCCTTCTAACTTCGCTGTTGTTGATGATAACCATTTTATTAAGAAATTAA
- a CDS encoding DegV family protein — protein sequence MKKIGFVTDSTAYLPPAFKEQHQIEVVSLTINFEEESYPEVDLFDDFDGFYKRLRQASTLPTTSQPSIGDFLNVYQKLGEKVESIISVHITEGISGTIKSARSAAAMLPELDITVVDSNATAVAIYMILKAAVRAADAGLEKDKVLEIINYIVDNQKLYFLPETLEYLRRGGRIGGAAALIGTLLQIRPILFFNKERNCIIDVYEKVRTREKGLQRILEELERDYRTCPDLEVAVVHVGAENLGQDLMRRVQNLLPDCRPDYCPVGPVIGAHIGPGTVGLYFYPVKRQHKSLLQESVGR from the coding sequence ATGAAAAAGATCGGATTTGTTACTGACAGTACGGCATACCTCCCCCCTGCTTTCAAGGAACAACATCAGATCGAAGTGGTTTCTCTGACCATTAATTTTGAAGAAGAGAGTTATCCCGAAGTGGACTTATTCGATGATTTTGACGGATTTTATAAAAGGCTTCGTCAGGCCTCCACTCTCCCGACCACCTCCCAGCCGTCAATAGGCGATTTTCTGAATGTCTATCAAAAGCTGGGGGAAAAGGTGGAAAGCATTATTTCAGTCCACATCACCGAAGGGATCAGCGGAACGATAAAATCGGCGCGCTCTGCTGCGGCAATGCTGCCGGAACTGGATATAACGGTTGTTGACTCCAATGCCACTGCAGTTGCCATCTACATGATACTCAAAGCGGCGGTGCGGGCAGCAGATGCGGGGTTGGAAAAAGATAAAGTTCTGGAAATCATCAACTACATCGTTGATAACCAGAAGCTCTACTTTTTGCCGGAAACCCTGGAATACCTGCGGCGGGGAGGGAGGATCGGAGGCGCTGCGGCTCTTATCGGAACACTGCTACAGATCAGGCCTATCCTCTTTTTTAATAAAGAGAGGAACTGCATTATTGATGTATATGAAAAAGTGCGGACGAGGGAGAAGGGGTTACAGAGGATCCTTGAGGAGTTGGAAAGGGATTACCGTACATGCCCCGATCTGGAGGTTGCTGTTGTTCATGTGGGGGCGGAAAATTTGGGGCAAGATTTAATGCGCCGGGTCCAAAATCTTCTGCCCGATTGTCGCCCGGATTACTGCCCGGTGGGGCCTGTCATCGGTGCGCATATCGGTCCCGGTACGGTAGGCTTATACTTCTACCCTGTGAAGCGGCAGCATAAAAGTTTGTTACAGGAATCTGTGGGCAGGTGA
- a CDS encoding cell division protein FtsA, with protein MADSRLIFALDIGTRTVKGLVMETGPEPQILAVAKKEHRERTMLDGQIQDVEKVAGVVAEVKQELEQMLQMPLRKVAVAAAGRALITVRKKAEQDLSPWDEINEDQVACLELDAVRQAQQSLSEAGPARDRYYCVGYSIYSYYLDGKKIGNPVGQRGSSLGLELIATFLPCVVVDSLLAVLERNNLEMELLTLEPIAALEYAIPSTMRGLNLALVDIGAGTSDIAITAGGTVTAYAMVPLAGDEVTEKLCSLYLLDFLTGEKVKRKLTAKKTLSFRDVLGLKRRVDGAEIVASLKDAVHEIARRIGESIVELNGGPPQAVICIGGGSMTPGITGELAEYLGLSGERVAVRSADKVREVKGLSRDISGPDGVTLLGIAFMAMRPKALGLCQIQVNDRAVKLFRGAGTTIGEALLAADIKFSDLCGQPGRPLTVEVNGELRMIKGETGRPAPIYLNGEPARIDTVLPPNSIIKVGKPEPGRDAEALIADLLPQQEAPVKRITCNNKEYSLQYLIYMNGQVVAPSTPLLDRSRVTWRPVRTVRDALLAAGFSEEQIALRPVRITINGKPEELRRGAVSVRINGNSADLQDPIADGDVLDFEPASVLRVRDLLTQKRIPHQGTGIKVFVNGEGIILRGGEMRILKNGREVNEDEVVEDGDEFCLEEGGYTPILADVFKYISFDQHPKRASSKLVTLINGKEAQFTTPLKQGDKVRIYWKDGEAAVSDSKNKIGAVTRLK; from the coding sequence TTGGCTGATTCCCGATTGATATTTGCCCTGGACATCGGAACACGGACGGTGAAGGGGCTGGTAATGGAAACCGGTCCCGAACCCCAGATACTCGCCGTGGCCAAGAAGGAACACCGGGAAAGGACGATGTTGGACGGCCAGATCCAGGATGTTGAAAAGGTAGCCGGAGTGGTGGCAGAGGTAAAGCAGGAACTAGAGCAGATGCTCCAGATGCCACTGCGGAAGGTTGCCGTTGCTGCTGCCGGGCGGGCGCTGATCACCGTCCGCAAAAAGGCCGAACAGGATCTTTCCCCCTGGGATGAGATCAACGAGGATCAGGTTGCTTGTTTGGAGCTGGATGCCGTCCGACAGGCGCAGCAGTCACTATCAGAGGCCGGGCCGGCCAGGGACCGGTATTACTGCGTCGGATACAGCATCTATTCCTACTATCTGGATGGTAAAAAGATCGGCAACCCGGTCGGGCAGAGAGGAAGCTCTCTTGGCCTTGAGCTTATTGCAACGTTTTTGCCCTGCGTTGTTGTGGACTCCTTGCTGGCGGTTCTGGAACGCAACAATCTGGAAATGGAGCTTTTGACGCTGGAGCCGATAGCAGCTTTGGAGTATGCCATTCCCTCGACCATGCGGGGGTTGAATCTGGCCCTGGTGGATATCGGCGCGGGGACATCCGATATCGCCATCACGGCAGGGGGTACGGTGACCGCCTATGCCATGGTTCCGCTGGCGGGTGATGAAGTGACCGAAAAATTGTGCAGCCTCTACCTTTTAGATTTTCTAACCGGGGAAAAGGTTAAAAGGAAGTTGACCGCGAAAAAGACCCTGTCTTTTCGGGACGTTCTCGGCCTGAAGCGGCGGGTTGACGGGGCGGAGATAGTTGCCTCCCTGAAAGATGCGGTTCATGAAATCGCCCGGCGGATCGGAGAAAGCATCGTCGAGCTCAACGGAGGCCCACCCCAGGCCGTGATCTGTATCGGCGGAGGCAGCATGACGCCGGGGATTACGGGAGAGCTGGCGGAATATTTGGGCCTTTCAGGGGAACGGGTAGCGGTGCGCAGTGCCGATAAGGTGCGGGAAGTTAAGGGGTTGAGCCGGGATATTTCCGGCCCCGATGGGGTGACACTTTTGGGGATAGCTTTTATGGCTATGCGTCCCAAGGCTCTCGGACTCTGTCAGATTCAGGTCAACGATAGGGCCGTCAAGCTGTTTCGGGGAGCCGGCACCACCATTGGGGAGGCCTTGCTCGCCGCCGATATTAAATTTTCCGATCTTTGCGGGCAGCCAGGGAGACCCCTTACTGTAGAAGTCAATGGGGAATTGCGGATGATTAAGGGGGAAACGGGCAGGCCGGCTCCGATCTATCTCAACGGGGAACCCGCCCGAATCGATACCGTACTGCCTCCCAACTCGATAATCAAAGTGGGAAAACCCGAACCGGGAAGGGATGCAGAGGCTCTGATAGCGGATCTCCTTCCCCAGCAGGAAGCTCCGGTGAAACGGATAACTTGTAATAACAAAGAGTATAGTCTTCAATATTTGATCTATATGAACGGCCAAGTGGTTGCTCCCTCCACCCCACTTCTGGATCGCTCACGGGTAACCTGGCGCCCTGTCAGGACGGTTCGGGATGCCCTGCTTGCTGCGGGTTTTTCAGAAGAGCAGATTGCCCTGAGGCCGGTACGGATTACAATCAACGGCAAGCCGGAGGAACTCCGGAGGGGGGCTGTTTCCGTTCGTATCAACGGTAACAGTGCCGATTTACAAGACCCGATCGCTGATGGAGATGTCCTTGATTTTGAACCGGCTTCCGTATTAAGGGTAAGAGATCTGCTGACCCAAAAAAGGATCCCTCACCAGGGAACGGGGATCAAGGTTTTTGTTAATGGCGAAGGCATTATTTTGCGAGGAGGCGAAATGAGGATCCTCAAGAACGGCCGAGAGGTTAATGAAGATGAGGTTGTGGAAGACGGCGATGAATTCTGTTTGGAAGAGGGCGGATACACTCCCATCCTGGCCGATGTCTTTAAATATATATCTTTTGACCAGCACCCAAAGCGGGCGTCATCTAAACTGGTAACACTGATCAACGGGAAAGAAGCCCAATTTACAACCCCGCTGAAACAGGGAGATAAAGTGAGAATCTACTGGAAGGACGGGGAAGCAGCAGTTTCGGATTCAAAAAATAAAATCGGTGCTGTTACCCGATTGAAGTAA
- a CDS encoding 3D domain-containing protein, which yields MTVTVTAYCPCPICCGKSDGITCSGVRARANRTIAVDPDVIPLGSEVYLEGLGIFIAEDTGGVIKGNRIDIFMEDHQQALLFGIKEMKAYILQKESEIHETLL from the coding sequence TTGACGGTCACCGTCACCGCTTATTGTCCTTGCCCTATCTGCTGCGGAAAAAGCGACGGGATAACCTGTAGCGGCGTTCGGGCCAGGGCAAATCGAACAATCGCCGTTGATCCAGATGTAATACCCCTGGGCAGCGAGGTCTATCTGGAAGGTCTAGGCATTTTTATTGCTGAAGACACAGGGGGGGTTATCAAAGGAAACAGAATTGATATCTTTATGGAAGACCATCAACAGGCTCTCCTGTTCGGTATCAAAGAGATGAAGGCTTATATTCTTCAAAAAGAATCTGAGATTCACGAAACCCTTTTGTAA
- a CDS encoding CheR family methyltransferase, with amino-acid sequence MEFEEFIKRIGDFTGIDLTKYKRPQMQRRITSLMSMEGYPGYREYLRDLKRDSVLLERFLNHLTINVSEFYRNPSQWDVLVERILPEIIRVNPRPVFWSAGCATGEEPYTLAMVMREYFPGVRPRILATDIDDRVLSRAKEGLYRRRVLLNVPPTQLKKFFNYIKEDHYQISDDIKKMVEFRHHDLFRDVYPAFCDLILCRNVMIYFTEEAKSVLYRMLRDALRPGGVLFTGSTEQIFQASRLGLEAVASFFYKRVS; translated from the coding sequence ATGGAGTTTGAGGAATTCATCAAAAGGATTGGAGATTTTACAGGAATTGATTTGACGAAATACAAACGCCCCCAGATGCAGCGCCGGATCACTTCCTTGATGTCAATGGAGGGATACCCCGGATATCGAGAGTATCTCAGGGATTTAAAACGGGACTCCGTTCTCCTGGAGAGATTTTTAAACCATTTGACCATCAATGTCAGTGAATTTTACCGGAATCCCTCTCAATGGGACGTGCTTGTGGAGCGGATCCTTCCGGAGATCATCAGGGTAAATCCGAGGCCTGTGTTCTGGAGTGCAGGGTGCGCTACGGGTGAAGAGCCCTATACCCTGGCAATGGTGATGCGAGAATATTTTCCCGGCGTTAGACCGCGGATTCTGGCAACTGATATCGATGATCGCGTTCTTAGCAGGGCAAAAGAGGGTCTTTACAGAAGGAGGGTTCTCCTTAATGTTCCTCCGACCCAGCTGAAAAAGTTTTTTAATTACATTAAAGAGGATCATTACCAGATCAGCGATGACATAAAAAAAATGGTTGAATTTCGGCATCATGACCTTTTCCGGGATGTTTATCCCGCCTTCTGTGATCTTATTCTCTGCCGCAATGTGATGATTTATTTTACTGAAGAGGCGAAAAGTGTTCTTTACAGGATGTTGCGTGACGCCCTGCGTCCGGGAGGTGTTCTCTTTACCGGGAGTACAGAGCAGATATTTCAGGCCTCCAGGCTCGGCCTGGAGGCCGTTGCCTCCTTTTTTTACAAAAGGGTTTCGTGA
- the hemL gene encoding glutamate-1-semialdehyde 2,1-aminomutase → MQMKNITRSRHLFAEACRLLPGGVNSPVRAFQAVGGDPLFIAGGQGSKIFDVDGNEYIDYVGSWGPLILGHAHPEIVDALRQVLEKGTSYGAPTEREVELAFLIVEALPSMEMVRLVNSGTEATMSAVRLARAFTGRKKIVKFAGCYHGHADGFLVQAGSGALTMGVPSSPGVPEEIGGLTIVLPYNDGEAVERAFEDQGEEIAAVIVEPVAGNMGVVPPAPGFLQKLRELTAKAGSLLIFDEVITGFRLSYGGAQEYYGITPDLTCLGKIIGGGLPVGAYGGRKEIMELVAPAGPVYQAGTLSGNPLAVQAGITTLRYLRSHKESIYPELTKKAEILQDGLLKAAEDAGLRLQVNRAGSLLSLFFTEFPVTDLETAGRADQGLFKGFFGLMLQEGIYLPPSQFESLFLSVAHTDDDLKRTIDAARLSFKKLGEGRA, encoded by the coding sequence ATGCAAATGAAGAATATCACCCGCTCGCGGCATCTTTTCGCAGAGGCCTGCCGGTTGCTGCCCGGCGGGGTCAACAGCCCGGTCCGGGCTTTTCAGGCAGTAGGGGGAGATCCCCTTTTCATCGCCGGAGGCCAAGGTTCGAAGATATTCGATGTGGATGGGAACGAATACATCGATTATGTCGGTTCCTGGGGTCCCTTGATCCTCGGGCATGCCCATCCTGAGATAGTTGATGCCTTGCGACAGGTGCTGGAAAAGGGGACGAGCTACGGCGCTCCTACCGAAAGGGAAGTTGAGCTCGCTTTTCTGATTGTGGAAGCCCTTCCCTCAATGGAAATGGTGCGTCTGGTCAACTCCGGAACCGAGGCCACAATGAGCGCTGTGCGCCTGGCGCGCGCTTTCACCGGAAGGAAGAAGATCGTCAAATTTGCCGGTTGTTATCACGGCCACGCCGATGGTTTTCTCGTTCAGGCGGGTTCTGGTGCCCTGACCATGGGAGTTCCTTCGAGCCCCGGGGTTCCGGAAGAGATCGGGGGCCTCACCATTGTGCTGCCCTATAATGATGGGGAGGCTGTGGAGAGAGCCTTTGAAGATCAGGGGGAGGAAATCGCCGCCGTTATTGTCGAGCCGGTAGCTGGAAACATGGGAGTTGTTCCGCCTGCACCCGGTTTTCTGCAAAAACTGCGGGAGCTGACCGCAAAGGCCGGAAGCCTTCTGATCTTTGACGAGGTGATCACGGGCTTTCGTCTCAGCTATGGGGGTGCTCAGGAATATTACGGGATTACCCCTGATCTCACCTGTCTGGGCAAAATAATCGGTGGTGGCTTACCGGTCGGAGCTTATGGCGGCAGGAAAGAAATTATGGAGCTGGTGGCACCGGCGGGACCGGTGTACCAGGCAGGGACTCTGTCCGGCAACCCCCTGGCAGTTCAGGCGGGGATAACCACACTCCGGTATCTTCGCTCGCATAAGGAAAGCATCTATCCGGAGTTAACAAAGAAAGCGGAAATACTTCAAGATGGGCTCCTTAAAGCTGCTGAAGATGCAGGTTTGCGGCTGCAGGTCAACCGTGCCGGTTCTTTGTTGTCCTTGTTTTTCACAGAGTTCCCGGTGACAGATCTGGAAACTGCCGGGAGGGCGGACCAGGGGCTTTTTAAGGGCTTTTTCGGATTGATGCTGCAGGAGGGAATTTACCTCCCGCCATCGCAGTTTGAATCCCTGTTCTTGTCCGTTGCCCATACGGATGACGACTTAAAGCGGACCATTGATGCGGCGCGGTTATCTTTTAAAAAGCTCGGTGAGGGCAGGGCTTGA
- the ahbB gene encoding siroheme decarboxylase subunit beta: MFSAREQAVLRLLRSDLPLSSRPFRIIARKAGLEEDEVISIIKSLEGKGAIRRLGAVLGHRALGYTANALVLWAVPEEQVEEMGRLMASFPEITHCYHRQVPPGWSYNLFTMIHAPNRDLCMEKIRRIARKIGIDDYQVLFSTHEFKKTGIPCEL, from the coding sequence GTGTTTTCAGCTCGCGAACAGGCTGTGTTGCGCCTTTTACGGTCTGATCTTCCGCTAAGCAGCCGGCCCTTCAGGATCATCGCCAGGAAGGCCGGTCTTGAGGAGGATGAGGTAATATCCATTATTAAATCCCTGGAAGGGAAAGGGGCAATCAGAAGGCTGGGGGCGGTGCTTGGCCATCGTGCCCTGGGGTATACTGCCAATGCTCTCGTGCTCTGGGCGGTTCCGGAGGAGCAGGTTGAGGAAATGGGGAGGTTAATGGCCTCCTTCCCTGAAATAACTCATTGCTATCACCGCCAGGTTCCCCCCGGCTGGTCTTATAATCTCTTTACGATGATCCATGCCCCGAACCGGGATTTATGTATGGAAAAAATACGACGCATTGCCCGGAAAATCGGAATCGACGATTATCAGGTGCTTTTCAGCACCCATGAGTTTAAGAAGACCGGTATACCTTGCGAATTATAA
- the nirJ2 gene encoding putative heme d1 biosynthesis radical SAM protein NirJ2, producing the protein MLVSWNTTNACNLRCPHCYRDAGQKAPQELTTAEGCELIEEVWRSGFRIMVFSGGEPLLRPDLFDLIDRARSRGLRPVLGTNGTLITREVARDLKKAGAAAVGISIDSIDREKHDRFRGVDGAWEATMEGIENCRAEGLPFQIHSTVFPWNYGEITDVTSLALQVGAHGHHVFFFVPTGRGRGNEESVAAEQVEDLLERLLSLQERLPLEIKPTCAPQFLRIARQKGIKTRFKRGCLAGISYCIIAPEGDVYPCPYLDLSVGNVRETPFSRIWENNPVLLRLRTRKYEGYCGICRYRGICGGCRARAYAGPEADYMAEDRGCLYLLQEESKVSPLGTKLLLRLQEGFPLEKEPYAVLARELGVTEKEVLFALRWLKARGAIRRLGAIFDSRGLGYRSTLCAASVPEDQLEKAVAIINSYPGVTHNYLREHRYNLWFTVTASSERALEDVVEEICKRTGIQEIYSFPSRKVYKIGVKFPEEELARVFSSRTGCVAPFTV; encoded by the coding sequence ATGCTTGTTTCCTGGAACACTACCAATGCCTGCAATTTACGATGCCCCCACTGCTACAGGGATGCCGGGCAAAAAGCACCGCAGGAGTTGACAACTGCAGAGGGTTGTGAACTTATCGAGGAGGTGTGGCGTTCCGGCTTCCGGATCATGGTCTTTAGTGGAGGAGAGCCCCTTCTGCGCCCCGATCTCTTCGATTTGATCGACCGGGCGCGCTCACGCGGGCTGCGCCCCGTTCTGGGCACTAACGGAACCCTGATTACCAGAGAGGTCGCCCGGGATCTGAAAAAAGCAGGAGCGGCAGCAGTGGGGATCAGCATTGACAGCATCGATAGGGAGAAGCACGACCGTTTCCGGGGTGTTGACGGGGCCTGGGAGGCAACGATGGAGGGGATAGAAAACTGCCGGGCGGAAGGGCTGCCCTTCCAAATCCATTCCACAGTCTTTCCCTGGAATTATGGGGAGATAACAGATGTAACCTCCCTTGCCCTGCAAGTCGGAGCGCACGGCCACCACGTCTTCTTTTTTGTCCCTACAGGAAGGGGGAGGGGGAATGAGGAGTCCGTTGCTGCGGAACAGGTTGAAGACCTCCTTGAGCGTCTGCTTTCCCTTCAGGAAAGGTTGCCGCTGGAGATCAAGCCCACATGTGCCCCTCAATTTCTCCGCATTGCCCGGCAGAAAGGGATCAAGACGAGATTCAAGCGCGGCTGCCTGGCAGGGATATCCTACTGCATCATTGCGCCGGAGGGAGATGTCTACCCCTGCCCCTACCTGGATCTAAGTGTGGGCAATGTCCGGGAAACACCGTTTTCCCGGATCTGGGAGAACAACCCCGTTCTGTTGCGGTTGCGTACCAGGAAATACGAAGGCTATTGCGGTATCTGCAGGTACCGCGGCATCTGCGGGGGGTGCCGGGCAAGGGCTTATGCCGGCCCGGAAGCCGACTATATGGCTGAGGATCGCGGTTGCCTCTATCTGTTGCAGGAGGAAAGTAAAGTATCTCCTCTCGGTACAAAGCTCCTCCTCCGGCTCCAGGAAGGATTCCCTCTGGAAAAGGAACCGTATGCCGTCCTGGCCCGGGAACTGGGTGTTACCGAAAAAGAGGTATTGTTCGCTTTGCGCTGGCTGAAAGCCCGAGGGGCCATCAGACGCCTGGGGGCAATCTTCGATTCCCGGGGGCTTGGTTACCGGAGCACCCTCTGTGCCGCCAGCGTGCCTGAGGATCAACTGGAAAAAGCGGTCGCCATCATTAATTCCTATCCCGGTGTCACCCACAACTACCTGCGGGAGCACCGGTATAACCTCTGGTTTACCGTTACCGCTTCCTCTGAAAGGGCGCTGGAGGACGTAGTGGAGGAGATTTGCAAACGTACTGGTATTCAAGAGATATACAGCTTTCCTTCCCGTAAGGTTTATAAAATCGGAGTCAAGTTTCCCGAGGAGGAATTAGCCCGTGTTTTCAGCTCGCGAACAGGCTGTGTTGCGCCTTTTACGGTCTGA